In one window of Pseudomonas benzenivorans DNA:
- a CDS encoding DUF4381 domain-containing protein, with amino-acid sequence MNPLDRLEPLIAPAPIGWWPPAPGWWLLALLLPLLLWGLVLLLRRLRSQTGTPANERLDPVRQAALTELERLARPYYGAEAGPWLQQLNALLKRLCRQRYPDSHSHTLSSRAWLAFLDNRCPAAGLTRWMILVEGAYRPQCRLDDKAIDGLNQAVATWIRKHV; translated from the coding sequence TTGAATCCGCTGGACCGGCTCGAACCGCTGATCGCCCCCGCCCCCATCGGCTGGTGGCCGCCGGCGCCCGGCTGGTGGCTGCTCGCCCTGCTCCTGCCACTGCTGCTCTGGGGCCTGGTCCTACTGCTCAGGCGCCTGAGGAGTCAGACCGGAACACCCGCGAACGAGCGGCTCGACCCCGTGCGTCAGGCCGCCCTGACGGAACTGGAGCGGCTCGCCAGACCCTACTACGGCGCCGAAGCCGGCCCCTGGCTGCAACAACTCAACGCCTTGCTCAAGCGTCTGTGCCGCCAGCGCTACCCGGACAGCCACAGCCACACCCTGAGCAGCCGCGCCTGGCTGGCCTTCCTCGACAACCGTTGCCCGGCGGCCGGGCTGACCCGCTGGATGATCCTGGTCGAAGGCGCCTACCGCCCCCAGTGCCGCCTCGACGACAAGGCCATCGATGGCCTCAACCAGGCCGTCGCCACCTGGATCCGCAAGCATGTTTGA